From the Hevea brasiliensis isolate MT/VB/25A 57/8 chromosome 15, ASM3005281v1, whole genome shotgun sequence genome, one window contains:
- the LOC110637085 gene encoding uncharacterized protein LOC110637085 — protein sequence MGTNLTLTFILFFTSILLHLPTMTMTDDTCPYPCYPPPTGTGTSTTIPPPPPPPASQTGSYPPPENYPTPTGTFPYYPSPPSGNNNYYGPPPPDPILPYFPFYYRKPPHKTEVSSAISTVPASSLMIATALITLLLV from the coding sequence ATGGGTACTAACTTAACCCTAACCTTCATCCTCTTCTTCACTTCCATACTTCTCCACCTTCCTACCATGACCATGACCGACGACACTTGCCCTTATCCATGTTATCCTCCACCTACCGGCACAGGAACAAGCACGACaattccacctccacctccacctccagcgTCTCAGACAGGATCATACCCACCTCCCGAAAACTACCCAACTCCAACAGGGACTTTCCCATATTACCCTTCACCACCGTCTGGTAATAACAACTACTATGGCCCTCCACCTCCTGACCCTATCTTGCCTTATTTCCCATTCTACTACAGAAAGCCTCCTCACAAGACTGAAGTGTCATCCGCGATAAGTACTGTTCCGGCGTCAAGTCTCATGATCGCCACTGCTTTGATCACTTTACTTTTGGTTTGA